In Antarcticibacterium arcticum, the genomic stretch CGGTAGAAAAGCTCATAGAAAATAAAAAGCTGGGAGAGATCGTAGATTATGAATCTCATTTTGACCGGTATCGCAGTGAAGTTCCCGGAGGCTGGAAAGAGGATATAAAGAATCCGGGGAGTGGAATCCTTTATGATCTGGGAAGTCATTTAATAGATCAGGCCCTCGTATTGTTTGGTACGCCTACTGAGGTATTTGCCGATCTTCGTGCCCAGAGAAAAAACGCAGAAGTCCCTGATAATTTTGAGGTTTTACTGTTCTATCCGAATTTAAAAGTGAGCCTTAACGGGGGAATGCTGGTAAACCTTAAAGGTCCTGCGTTTGCGGTTCACGGAAGAAAGGGAAGTTTCCTGAAATACGGAGCCGACCCTCAGGAAGAAATGTTGAAAAACGGATTAAAACCGGCAGGTAACTGGGGCTGGGGAATGGAAGCCCAGGAGCTTTGGGGAAAATTCAATCTTCAGGAAGATTCCGGGACTATAGAGAGTGAGGTGGGAGATTACAGGAAATTCTATCAAAACGTGCAGGAAGTAATCAAGGGAAAGGAAGAACTAATCGTAAAACCCGAACAGGCGAGGGATGTTATAAAAATAATTGAACTTGCCATGCAAAGCAATAAGGAAAAACGCCGGGTAGCATTTCAATAAACTAACATTTTTTATAAATACAAACAGCGGGATGAACTCCCGCTGTTTGTATTTTTATTTTTGGATGTGTCTACTAATCTTCTACTTTTAATCTGACCGTATTTTTAGCCTTCATTCTGGCAAAATAACTTTTAGCCTCTTTGAGTACCCTTGGTGCAAGGATAAGTGTTGAGATCATTGTTGGTATTGCCATAAGGGCAAAAAATCCGTCAATAAGGTTTATCATCATACTCAGCGAGGTAGTGGCACCAATCAATATACTAAGGATATAGAAATAATTATAATAATGTTTTTTATCGGCCCCTATTAGAAAGGATAAACACTTGGTTCCATAATAAGAATATGAGAACAGGGATGATATACTGAATATGGCTATACACAACATTAATAAATAATGCCCGAAAAACGGGATAGCCTGGTCAAAGGCGGCTGCCGTAAGACTTACCCCACTTTCCTCTGTAGACTGCCACACTCCTGTAACCAGAATAGCCAGTGCAGTTAGGGTACAAACTATGAGGGTATCTATGGCAGGCCCAAGCATTGCTACAAGGCCTTCGCGTACCGGTTCATTTGTTTTTGCCGCACCGTGGGCCATTGGAGATGTACCAATTCCAGCTTCATTGGAAAATGCTCCCCTTCTTATTCCAAGAATTATAAGTCCGCCAAGCATTCCTCCCAGGAAGGAATCTCCCTTAAAATTATTGGCTTGAAAAGCATCGGTAAAAATGAGTGAAAAATAATGAGGGACCTGTTCGATATTTACCGCCAGGATTATAATCACGGAAACAAAATATAACAAAACCATAGTGGGAACCAATTTTCCCACAGTTTTACTTATCCTGTCCAATCCGCCAAAAATAACAACCGAGGTTAATCCTACCAGGATCAAGCCAATGATAAGATCTGTTCCAAAACCTAAAGGCACGCCGTTTGGTGCCAGCACGATATAATTAATTGCCTGGGTCAACTGGTTAACATTAAAAACAGGAAGGGCTCCAACAAGGCCTGCAATACTAAAGAAAACAGCGAGCGCTTTCCATTTTTTCCCAAGACCTTCCACAATAAAATACATGGGGCCTCCCTGCAGTTGGCCTTCACTATCTTTACCCCGGTACATAACCGCCAGGGTGCAGGTGAAGAATTTTGTTGCCATTCCAATAACAGCGCTTATCCACAT encodes the following:
- a CDS encoding oxidoreductase, with the protein product MKNIKIGMAGYGKGGRIYNAPIISSIDGFKISKIMTTDPLNTAAAREDFPDARIVAKIDDITNDPAIDLVVITAPNHLHKKLAKKALTAGKHVVVEKPFTPTVKEAEELIKLANKNNLVLTVNHNRRWDSDFLTVEKLIENKKLGEIVDYESHFDRYRSEVPGGWKEDIKNPGSGILYDLGSHLIDQALVLFGTPTEVFADLRAQRKNAEVPDNFEVLLFYPNLKVSLNGGMLVNLKGPAFAVHGRKGSFLKYGADPQEEMLKNGLKPAGNWGWGMEAQELWGKFNLQEDSGTIESEVGDYRKFYQNVQEVIKGKEELIVKPEQARDVIKIIELAMQSNKEKRRVAFQ
- a CDS encoding alanine/glycine:cation symporter family protein — its product is MATLDNFIAQFASFVWGIPLIILLIGGGFYLLVISKFLPFRFLIHAVQVLRGKYDNPDDPGEISHFQALATALAATVGMGNIAGVAVAIAIGGPGAIFWMWISAVIGMATKFFTCTLAVMYRGKDSEGQLQGGPMYFIVEGLGKKWKALAVFFSIAGLVGALPVFNVNQLTQAINYIVLAPNGVPLGFGTDLIIGLILVGLTSVVIFGGLDRISKTVGKLVPTMVLLYFVSVIIILAVNIEQVPHYFSLIFTDAFQANNFKGDSFLGGMLGGLIILGIRRGAFSNEAGIGTSPMAHGAAKTNEPVREGLVAMLGPAIDTLIVCTLTALAILVTGVWQSTEESGVSLTAAAFDQAIPFFGHYLLMLCIAIFSISSLFSYSYYGTKCLSFLIGADKKHYYNYFYILSILIGATTSLSMMINLIDGFFALMAIPTMISTLILAPRVLKEAKSYFARMKAKNTVRLKVED